A genomic stretch from Lathyrus oleraceus cultivar Zhongwan6 chromosome 2, CAAS_Psat_ZW6_1.0, whole genome shotgun sequence includes:
- the LOC127119373 gene encoding xyloglucan O-acetyltransferase 2: protein MGSTNPFNDNPPSTNKRIFQLSLYSFLPILFLCLYFNLFSLTHSPTQLLHSTSIFTYNSSISSPPPSTFNTEKNTAYDYEKSCDYSNGDWVSDMREPLYNVTTCDTIKETEKCTTNGRPDLGYLYWRWKPNECNLPRFEPNTFLKLIQNKHIAFVGDSLARNQLESLLCMLSTTSTPYLVYQNGEDKKFRRWHFPSHNVNFSLYWSPFLVHGVERSNEGQYYNTMFLDLVNERWARDIDLLDMIVISTGRWFLLPSIYYENGVVIGSLNCPEFNHTQMDFYVPLRKTLRTTLNSIVERKVAKGNGIDVIVKTFSPDHFEGDWNKGGGCSKSKPYRKEEKVVGGMEGEIRRIEIEEVENAKVKAKQFGGIRFEIMDVTKLALLRPDGHPGPYMNHFPFANGVQKYVQKDCLHWCLPGPIDTWNEIFLEVMKKWG, encoded by the exons ATGGGAAGCACAAACCCCTTCAATGATAATCCTCCTTCCACCAATAAGAGAATTTTTCAATTGTCTCTCTATTCATTTCTTCCCATATTATTTCTTTGCTTATACTTCAACCTTTTCTCTCTTACTCATTCACCAACTCAGCTTCTTCATTCTACCTCCATTTTCACCTACAACTCATCTATTTCTTCTCCTCCTCCTTCAACTTTTAATACCG aaaAGAACACGGCTTATGATTATGAGAAATCATGTGACTATTCAAATGGAGATTGGGTAAGTGACATGAGAGAACCATTATACAATGTCACAACATGTGACACAATCAAAGAGACTGAGAAATGCACCACCAATGGAAGGCCTGATTTAGGCTATCTTTATTGGAGATGGAAACCAAATGAGTGCAATCTTCCAAGGTTTGAACCAAACACTTTCCTCAAACTCATTCAAAATAAACACATAGCCTTTGTTGGAGATTCCTTGGCTAGGAACCAATTAGAGTCACTTCTTTGCATGTTATCAACTACTTCAACACCTTATCTTGTTTACCAAAATGGGGAGGACAAAAAATTTCGTCGGTGGCATTTCCCTTCTCATAATGTAAACTTTTCTTTGTATTGGTCCCCATTTCTAGTTCATGGTGTTGAAAGATCAAATGAAGGACAATATTATAATACAATGTTTTTGGATCTTGTCAATGAGAGGTGGGCAAGGGATATTGATCTATTGGACATGATTGTGATATCAACTGGGCGTTGGTTTTTGCTTCCTTCAATTTACTATGAGAATGGTGTAGTTATTGGTAGCTTGAATTGTCCTGAGTTTAATCATACTCAAATGGACTTTTATGTTCCATTGAGAAAGACTTTGAGGACTACTCTTAATAGTATAGTTGAGAGGAAAGTTGCTAAGGGAAATGGAATTGATGTGATTGTGAAAACATTTTCACCAGATCATTTTGAAGGTGATTGGAATAAGGGTGGTGGTTGTTCAAAGTCTAAGCCTTATAGGAAAGAGGAAAAGGTAGTTGGAGGAATGGAAGGTGAGATTAGAAGGATAGAGATAGAAGAAGTGGAAAATGCTAAGGTCAAAGCGAAACAATTTGGAGGAATTAGATTTGAGATTATGGATGTAACTAAATTGGCCCTATTGAGACCAGATGGCCATCCTGGTCCTTATATGAATCATTTTCCATTTGCAAATGGAGTTCAAAAATATGTGCAAAAGGATTGTCTGCATTGGTGTTTACCAGGACCTATAGATACTTGGAATGAGATATTTTTAGAGGTGATGAAGAAGTGGGGGTAA